The following proteins come from a genomic window of Thalassoglobus sp. JC818:
- the ptsP gene encoding phosphoenolpyruvate--protein phosphotransferase, which translates to MQVRHGIAVSPGVAIGPAFVLGVEDFRIPKDSVSVDAVDVEVERLHAALEKVAQEIAANESLAAQHLGKEYASIFGAHLQFVRDPKLIEQIERRIRDDHESPEHASSQILRRYAKELQHLGDQYLAERAADIFDLERSLLRHLLGEQREELSHLTTEVIVLAYNLTPSETAGLNRKFVQGFATEKGGSTSHTAILAGALEIPAIVGVGDFLTDISGGETVILDGTEGRLIIGPDEKTLEKYRLIKERFQSKSQALRKLGVGQAITTDGVSIEVCGNIEFPEEADQCKERGADGIGLYRTEFLYLGAMGERSEEDHYQAYRKVIDTFGERPVTIRTLDVGADKIPGAMKHVYNEVSNPELGLRSIRVSLEYLELFKTQLRAILRAAVFGNARVMFPLISSIGEFRQARMVFRDVCEDLEEQKIEHNPHIPVGMMVEVPSAAIMAEEFAHEVDFFSIGTNDLIQYTLAADRSDPMVAKYYNGSDPSVLFLVRRVLFAARDAKLPVAVCGQMSSNPMFVPLLIGMGLRNLSVTPQSVPIIKQLVRNLSITECEELAQKCYQLDLARDIETFLRGELKRFLPDRDLP; encoded by the coding sequence ATGCAGGTCAGACATGGGATTGCTGTTTCACCCGGTGTCGCGATTGGACCAGCATTTGTCTTAGGGGTTGAAGACTTTCGAATCCCCAAGGACTCAGTCAGCGTAGATGCTGTCGACGTGGAAGTGGAACGTCTCCACGCTGCTTTGGAAAAAGTCGCTCAAGAAATCGCGGCGAACGAGTCGCTGGCTGCCCAGCACCTCGGCAAAGAATACGCTTCGATCTTTGGAGCCCATCTACAGTTCGTACGAGATCCCAAGCTGATCGAGCAGATCGAACGACGAATCCGGGACGATCACGAATCTCCCGAGCATGCCTCATCTCAAATCTTGAGACGCTACGCGAAAGAACTTCAGCATCTTGGAGATCAGTATCTCGCCGAACGTGCTGCTGACATCTTCGATCTCGAACGCAGCTTGCTTCGACATCTTCTCGGTGAACAACGGGAAGAATTGTCGCACCTGACAACTGAAGTGATCGTTCTCGCTTACAACTTAACCCCCAGCGAGACTGCGGGGCTCAACCGCAAGTTCGTGCAGGGATTCGCCACTGAAAAAGGCGGCAGTACCAGCCACACAGCGATTCTTGCAGGCGCTCTGGAAATCCCGGCCATTGTCGGAGTCGGAGATTTTCTCACCGATATCTCCGGAGGTGAAACCGTCATTCTGGACGGAACTGAGGGGCGATTGATCATCGGCCCTGATGAGAAAACTCTCGAAAAGTACCGGTTGATCAAAGAGCGATTCCAGTCGAAGTCTCAGGCGCTCCGCAAACTCGGTGTGGGACAGGCGATCACGACTGATGGCGTTTCGATTGAGGTGTGCGGGAACATCGAATTCCCGGAAGAAGCCGATCAATGTAAGGAACGCGGGGCTGATGGAATCGGGTTGTACCGCACCGAGTTTCTGTACCTCGGTGCGATGGGAGAACGTTCCGAAGAAGACCATTATCAGGCGTATCGAAAAGTAATTGACACTTTCGGCGAACGACCGGTAACGATTCGAACACTCGACGTCGGAGCGGATAAAATCCCCGGCGCGATGAAGCATGTCTACAACGAAGTCAGTAATCCAGAACTGGGCTTAAGAAGTATTCGTGTCAGCCTCGAGTATCTGGAACTCTTCAAGACCCAATTACGTGCCATCCTGCGAGCCGCTGTGTTCGGAAATGCCCGGGTCATGTTTCCGTTGATTTCTTCGATTGGAGAGTTTCGACAAGCCAGAATGGTGTTTCGCGATGTCTGCGAGGACCTTGAAGAGCAGAAGATCGAACACAATCCACACATCCCGGTTGGGATGATGGTCGAAGTTCCATCGGCCGCGATCATGGCTGAGGAATTCGCTCACGAAGTCGATTTCTTCTCGATCGGCACAAACGATCTGATCCAATACACACTCGCTGCGGATCGATCAGATCCGATGGTCGCGAAGTACTACAATGGCAGCGATCCGTCGGTCTTGTTCCTCGTTCGTAGAGTCCTGTTCGCCGCTCGGGATGCCAAATTGCCTGTGGCGGTCTGCGGGCAAATGTCTTCGAATCCGATGTTCGTGCCGCTACTGATTGGAATGGGGCTGCGAAATCTCAGTGTGACTCCCCAGTCGGTCCCGATTATCAAACAACTTGTTCGAAACCTCTCCATCACTGAATGTGAAGAGTTGGCGCAAAAGTGCTATCAGCTTGATCTTGCGCGCGATATCGAGACCTTTCTGCGAGGAGAACTCAAACGATTTCTCCCGGATCGAGATTTGCCGTAG
- a CDS encoding HPr family phosphocarrier protein, which produces MNGSIVLRRTVRLKITQGLHIRACSNVIALVGRHSGQVRITYGDKTADASSMFDLVQLAAVPDSMLELEATGDEAEQVLNELEELLSRPEEPS; this is translated from the coding sequence ATGAATGGTTCGATTGTGCTCCGCCGAACGGTGCGACTCAAGATTACGCAGGGGCTTCACATTCGTGCATGCTCGAATGTGATTGCTCTCGTGGGTCGTCATTCGGGGCAGGTTCGAATCACCTATGGCGACAAGACTGCCGATGCTTCCTCAATGTTTGACCTCGTGCAGCTTGCCGCGGTTCCTGATTCGATGCTGGAACTGGAAGCAACCGGGGATGAAGCTGAGCAGGTCCTGAATGAACTCGAGGAATTGCTCTCTCGACCCGAAGAGCCATCGTAG
- a CDS encoding PTS sugar transporter subunit IIA, which translates to MKLNEFVVPDAILPELKAESKESAIRQMVASLKAAGKIREVDEEAIVAAILKREELGSTGIGRGVAVPHTKHPSVESIIATVALCHDGLDFESLDGEAVYILFLLISPPDRPGDHLRGLETITRYLKKDDFCSFLKQSTTQKQVVDLLQEADENLV; encoded by the coding sequence ATGAAACTCAACGAGTTTGTCGTTCCAGATGCGATCCTTCCAGAGCTCAAAGCCGAGTCGAAGGAATCTGCAATTCGGCAGATGGTGGCTAGCCTCAAAGCAGCCGGCAAGATTCGGGAAGTTGATGAAGAAGCGATCGTTGCGGCGATTCTCAAGCGAGAAGAACTCGGTTCGACCGGTATCGGCCGCGGAGTTGCCGTCCCACATACGAAGCACCCTTCCGTCGAATCCATCATCGCCACAGTGGCTCTGTGTCACGATGGATTAGATTTTGAAAGCCTCGACGGAGAAGCAGTTTACATTCTGTTCCTGCTGATTTCTCCCCCCGACCGACCAGGTGACCATCTTCGCGGGTTGGAAACAATCACTCGATACTTGAAGAAAGACGACTTTTGTAGTTTCCTCAAGCAATCGACAACGCAGAAGCAAGTCGTCGATCTGTTGCAGGAAGCTGACGAAAACCTCGTGTAA
- the raiA gene encoding ribosome-associated translation inhibitor RaiA — protein sequence MQVAITCRHGEISEDFRDYITRKAEKLLHYFERVTAIQVTLDYEGDRVRVEMLVDAEHKHDFVTHHETSADEVGPCFDQVLAKMEQQIRKYKGKLTDHRRDKPLNEVVSDQVVGSDDDE from the coding sequence GTGCAAGTCGCGATTACGTGTCGTCATGGTGAAATTAGCGAGGATTTTCGCGACTACATCACTCGCAAGGCGGAGAAGTTACTCCACTACTTCGAACGCGTGACAGCGATTCAAGTGACACTGGATTACGAAGGTGATCGAGTTCGCGTCGAAATGCTGGTTGATGCCGAACACAAACACGACTTCGTAACTCATCACGAAACAAGTGCTGACGAAGTGGGGCCATGTTTTGACCAGGTTCTGGCAAAGATGGAACAACAGATTCGAAAATACAAAGGGAAGCTGACAGATCATCGGCGAGACAAGCCACTGAACGAAGTTGTCTCGGATCAAGTTGTCGGTAGCGATGACGACGAGTAA
- a CDS encoding SDR family oxidoreductase — MDLSHQKILVTGASQGIGRGCALELARAGADVAVNYRSSSDAAESLADEIRGMGRECLVLQGDVAEQSAIENLIEEVVKEWGELNGFVSNAAYSDRELMVDADMEGFRRTIDVSMWGAFFGVRASAQQMIRQGNGGAILVISSPHATIPIPTAMAYNMAKAAIDQMGRTAAIELAQHRIRVNIVHPGWIDTPGERKFFSEEQLESGAKNIPWGRLGQPEEIGKLAAFMMSSESDYMTGSTVVMDGGISLPWWSNRAEGKQ; from the coding sequence ATGGATTTGAGTCATCAAAAGATCCTCGTTACCGGTGCATCTCAAGGGATCGGACGAGGATGCGCTCTCGAATTGGCTCGCGCAGGGGCGGATGTCGCGGTCAACTATCGGTCCAGTTCTGATGCTGCCGAGAGTCTGGCAGATGAAATTCGCGGAATGGGACGCGAGTGCCTGGTCTTACAGGGAGACGTTGCCGAGCAGAGTGCGATCGAAAATCTGATCGAGGAAGTCGTCAAAGAGTGGGGCGAACTCAACGGTTTTGTTTCAAACGCCGCCTACAGTGACCGAGAACTGATGGTCGATGCAGATATGGAAGGTTTCCGCCGCACGATCGATGTCTCAATGTGGGGAGCTTTCTTCGGTGTACGTGCTTCCGCTCAGCAGATGATTCGACAAGGGAACGGAGGAGCAATTCTCGTGATCAGTTCCCCGCACGCGACAATCCCGATTCCGACAGCCATGGCCTACAACATGGCCAAAGCAGCCATCGACCAAATGGGACGAACGGCGGCCATCGAACTCGCACAGCATCGAATTCGCGTGAACATTGTGCATCCGGGCTGGATCGACACACCGGGAGAACGAAAATTCTTCTCTGAAGAACAACTCGAAAGTGGCGCCAAGAACATTCCGTGGGGGCGACTGGGCCAACCTGAAGAAATTGGAAAGCTTGCCGCGTTTATGATGAGCAGCGAGAGCGATTACATGACCGGCAGCACCGTCGTCATGGATGGGGGAATCAGTTTGCCATGGTGGTCAAATCGAGCCGAGGGGAAACAGTAA
- a CDS encoding pyridoxine 5'-phosphate synthase, protein MAELGVNIDHIATIRQARRTYEPDPVWGAVISELAGADTITVHLREDRRHIQDRDVFTLKETVQVKLNLEMAAEEEITDIALKVMPDQCTLVPEKREEVTTEGGLDVVTHRDRVKRCVDRLQSAGIEVSLFIDPDEKQIEASRELGAEAVELHTGRYADAVDQKSRKAELDQLYRAGEVALNSGLLLHMGHGLTYRNVVPVARIPGVGELNIGHSIIARAVFVGLEKAVREMKELIA, encoded by the coding sequence GTGGCTGAGCTTGGAGTCAACATTGACCATATTGCAACGATCCGTCAGGCACGCCGAACATATGAACCCGATCCCGTCTGGGGAGCGGTGATCTCTGAACTGGCCGGTGCAGATACGATTACCGTCCACCTGCGCGAGGATCGGCGACACATTCAGGATCGTGATGTCTTCACGCTGAAGGAGACGGTTCAAGTCAAACTGAATCTCGAAATGGCGGCAGAAGAAGAAATCACAGACATTGCTCTAAAAGTTATGCCAGATCAGTGCACTTTGGTTCCGGAGAAACGTGAAGAAGTCACCACTGAAGGGGGACTTGATGTCGTGACTCATCGAGACCGGGTCAAACGTTGTGTCGATCGACTTCAATCTGCCGGAATTGAAGTCAGTTTGTTCATCGATCCGGACGAAAAGCAGATCGAAGCTTCACGAGAACTCGGAGCGGAAGCTGTCGAATTGCATACTGGACGGTATGCAGATGCTGTTGACCAGAAGAGCCGAAAAGCGGAACTCGATCAGCTCTATCGGGCTGGGGAAGTTGCCCTAAATTCCGGACTGTTGCTGCACATGGGACACGGACTGACATACCGCAATGTTGTGCCTGTCGCTCGAATTCCGGGCGTCGGTGAGTTGAACATCGGTCACAGCATCATCGCCCGGGCTGTCTTTGTGGGACTCGAAAAAGCAGTTCGTGAGATGAAAGAATTGATCGCGTAG
- the gcvT gene encoding glycine cleavage system aminomethyltransferase GcvT yields the protein MLQTALSNWHQESGARMVDFAGWSMPIQYSSIVEEHDSVRQSCGLFDIAHMGRIWVRGEGAVAFLDHVATNHVAQTKPGQVRYSLVCNESGGILDDVLIYNLETEFLVVVNASNREKILAWFEVHRSGFDVEIDDRTQETFMLAIQGPQSQAILSTLTDVDLSAMKYYTVQRGRVDGVEALVSRTGYTGEDGFEVIVENAEAVKVWTACAAAGEQSGLKPCGLGCRDTLRLEAAMPLYGHEMDETVDPITAGLSFGVKLKKSSFLGHEAIRQKANESESLPKRIGVMLSGRRIAREGATLHVEAEQVGKVTSGTFSPTLQKSLAMGYIDPKYATPGTAVEVDIRGKREPGEVTALPFYKRS from the coding sequence ATGTTACAGACAGCTTTGTCAAACTGGCATCAGGAATCAGGAGCGCGAATGGTCGACTTCGCGGGGTGGTCGATGCCCATTCAGTACTCGTCAATTGTTGAAGAGCATGATTCGGTTCGTCAAAGCTGTGGTCTCTTTGATATCGCACACATGGGACGAATCTGGGTGCGGGGTGAAGGGGCTGTCGCATTTCTGGATCATGTGGCGACCAACCATGTCGCACAGACCAAGCCGGGACAAGTTCGGTATTCGCTCGTCTGTAATGAGTCTGGCGGAATTCTCGACGACGTCCTGATCTACAATCTCGAAACAGAGTTTCTCGTTGTGGTGAACGCTTCCAATCGAGAGAAAATTCTCGCTTGGTTTGAGGTACATCGATCTGGCTTTGACGTGGAAATTGATGACAGAACTCAAGAGACGTTCATGTTAGCGATTCAGGGGCCACAGTCGCAGGCGATTTTGAGCACTCTGACGGATGTTGATCTGTCTGCGATGAAGTACTACACCGTCCAGCGAGGTCGCGTTGACGGTGTTGAAGCCCTCGTCAGCCGCACGGGATACACTGGCGAAGATGGATTTGAAGTCATTGTCGAAAATGCCGAGGCAGTGAAAGTGTGGACGGCTTGCGCCGCGGCCGGTGAGCAGTCGGGCCTTAAACCGTGTGGACTCGGGTGTCGCGATACCTTACGACTCGAAGCAGCCATGCCGCTTTACGGGCACGAAATGGATGAGACCGTCGATCCAATAACGGCAGGCTTGTCTTTCGGGGTCAAACTCAAGAAGAGTTCTTTTCTCGGTCACGAAGCGATTCGTCAAAAAGCAAACGAATCAGAATCACTTCCCAAGCGAATTGGCGTGATGTTGTCTGGCCGGCGGATTGCTCGCGAGGGGGCGACATTGCACGTCGAGGCAGAGCAGGTCGGAAAAGTCACCTCCGGGACGTTCTCTCCGACGCTTCAGAAGTCACTTGCGATGGGGTACATCGATCCAAAATACGCCACTCCTGGTACAGCGGTTGAGGTCGATATTCGAGGGAAACGCGAACCCGGAGAGGTCACGGCGCTTCCATTCTATAAACGATCATGA
- a CDS encoding serine hydrolase domain-containing protein gives MNFTNTPLLQIGSDSDVGLNKDRWSKVLHSAQALIDEKHVPGLSFQVQCGDFATRVESFGQTFLANSDTPISDETPFLIASLSKPMVAMAILMLVERGELTLNHRVSDIVPEFRGAGKRGITIKNVLTHTSGLLDMLPNNRELRSSNSSILDFVVATGKSDLAFPTATNAQYQSMGFALLAPVVENITGRPLSEFMRTELFQPLGMDNSWLGIPESVELKKPVAEVRVPDDQIGEDHWNWNSDYWKTLGAPWGGVVAPVEDVSRFCRWVLAGGKSPDGTQLLQPETVRLATTNRLKDFPNIPESMIRCRGWGYGWRMNWTDHRGTFTDLFDEHVFGHWGATGTLMWIDPSTQTAVVILSTQPASRSVSPLVNLSNQIVAAFDETA, from the coding sequence ATGAACTTCACCAACACGCCACTTCTCCAAATCGGTTCCGATTCTGATGTCGGACTCAACAAAGATCGCTGGTCGAAGGTTCTGCATTCCGCACAAGCGCTCATTGACGAAAAGCACGTTCCCGGGCTCTCATTTCAGGTCCAGTGTGGCGATTTCGCAACACGCGTCGAATCGTTCGGACAGACCTTTCTCGCCAACAGCGACACACCCATCAGCGACGAAACACCTTTTCTGATCGCATCCCTCTCCAAACCGATGGTGGCGATGGCGATTTTGATGCTCGTCGAACGTGGCGAGTTGACGCTGAACCACAGAGTCAGCGATATCGTTCCGGAATTCCGAGGGGCAGGCAAACGAGGCATCACCATCAAGAATGTGCTCACTCACACCTCGGGTTTGCTCGACATGCTTCCCAACAATCGAGAGCTGCGTTCCTCTAATTCGTCCATTCTCGATTTCGTGGTCGCCACGGGAAAATCAGATCTCGCATTCCCGACCGCAACAAATGCTCAATACCAGAGCATGGGATTCGCACTGCTGGCTCCAGTTGTGGAAAACATCACCGGAAGACCACTCAGCGAATTCATGAGAACAGAGCTCTTCCAACCTCTCGGGATGGATAATTCGTGGCTGGGAATTCCTGAATCGGTAGAACTGAAAAAGCCGGTCGCGGAAGTTCGTGTTCCGGATGACCAAATCGGAGAAGACCACTGGAACTGGAACAGCGACTACTGGAAAACTCTTGGCGCCCCGTGGGGAGGAGTTGTTGCTCCCGTCGAAGATGTCAGTCGATTCTGTCGCTGGGTCCTGGCAGGCGGAAAATCACCTGATGGAACTCAGTTGCTGCAGCCAGAAACGGTTCGACTCGCAACGACCAATCGCTTGAAAGACTTCCCAAACATTCCGGAGTCGATGATTCGCTGCCGAGGCTGGGGATACGGATGGCGGATGAATTGGACAGACCATCGCGGAACGTTCACCGACCTCTTCGATGAACATGTCTTCGGTCACTGGGGAGCGACCGGGACACTTATGTGGATCGATCCAAGTACACAGACAGCAGTCGTCATCCTCTCCACGCAGCCAGCTTCACGCTCAGTTTCTCCACTCGTGAACCTTTCCAATCAGATCGTCGCTGCCTTCGATGAAACTGCGTAG
- a CDS encoding Maf family protein, whose protein sequence is MSQLILGSQSPQRRMLLQQIVPPDLIAIRPPLDSEEEGFEGINNRDEILNQLSRIALTKCDDVAQQVQLEQSLGVITADTIVLAKSADASYAVLGKPRGESWRETVRTWFLDYYSGNTHEVITAVCILTPDGRRTTGTVSSRVTFHPVDQQLLDWYLSTDEPLGKAGGYGIQASGSLFVQSIEGSLTNVIGLPLEWVWETLSKRGVINAAQSASSSEK, encoded by the coding sequence ATGAGTCAACTTATTCTGGGTTCACAGTCTCCTCAGCGACGCATGCTCTTGCAGCAGATCGTTCCGCCCGATTTGATCGCGATTCGTCCTCCGCTCGACAGCGAAGAAGAAGGATTCGAAGGAATCAACAACCGGGATGAGATTCTCAATCAGCTTTCCCGAATCGCGTTAACGAAGTGCGATGACGTTGCCCAGCAGGTTCAGTTGGAGCAAAGTCTCGGAGTGATTACGGCGGACACCATTGTCCTCGCCAAATCTGCAGACGCGAGCTATGCGGTTCTCGGAAAACCTCGGGGAGAGAGTTGGAGAGAGACCGTTCGAACGTGGTTTCTGGATTACTACTCGGGGAACACTCATGAAGTGATCACTGCGGTTTGCATTCTGACTCCGGATGGACGCCGAACCACCGGAACGGTTTCGAGTCGCGTGACGTTTCATCCCGTCGATCAGCAACTCCTCGACTGGTATCTCTCAACCGACGAACCACTGGGAAAAGCGGGCGGATACGGAATTCAGGCATCGGGCAGTCTGTTTGTTCAATCGATCGAAGGCAGCCTGACGAACGTGATCGGTTTGCCCCTTGAGTGGGTGTGGGAGACGCTAAGTAAGCGCGGTGTCATAAACGCAGCGCAGTCTGCTTCGAGTTCTGAGAAGTGA
- a CDS encoding protein phosphatase 2C domain-containing protein — MTDSSELTWGSVSITGNFRENNEDRLFIHSDGRYFLIADGMGGQSAGEKASELAVELISKRLDQTFDWDATTTDEVVVERIDQAIEYANSEIMALGEIEPKFRSMGTTITFIVRANQSFYIGGVGDSRTYQLRNDEFRQLTEDHSLTQALVKAGTISPADAETHRYKNVLYRYLGSKDGAKGSDAVRIAPQSGDQYLLCTDGVSDGVSDEQMQEILVTNDDPQAAADALVKAAQDGGSKDNITCIVLYVQ; from the coding sequence ATGACAGATTCCTCCGAGCTCACTTGGGGCTCGGTTTCGATCACAGGAAATTTTCGTGAGAATAATGAAGATCGACTCTTCATTCATTCCGACGGGCGCTATTTCCTGATCGCTGACGGTATGGGTGGCCAAAGTGCAGGGGAGAAAGCCAGTGAACTGGCTGTTGAGTTGATTTCGAAACGACTCGACCAGACCTTCGACTGGGACGCCACAACGACTGATGAAGTAGTCGTTGAACGGATTGATCAGGCGATTGAATATGCAAACTCCGAGATTATGGCACTCGGGGAGATCGAACCGAAGTTTCGAAGTATGGGGACGACGATTACCTTCATCGTCCGTGCCAATCAATCGTTTTACATTGGAGGTGTGGGAGACAGCCGCACCTATCAGCTCCGCAATGATGAATTCCGTCAATTGACTGAAGATCATTCGCTGACTCAAGCACTCGTGAAAGCCGGGACAATCAGTCCGGCAGATGCTGAGACGCACCGCTACAAGAACGTGCTTTACCGGTATCTCGGATCAAAAGATGGGGCCAAAGGAAGTGATGCTGTGCGTATCGCTCCTCAGTCTGGTGATCAGTATCTACTCTGTACCGACGGTGTCTCTGACGGGGTCAGCGACGAACAAATGCAAGAGATTCTCGTGACCAATGACGATCCTCAAGCTGCCGCAGATGCACTCGTGAAAGCAGCTCAGGATGGGGGATCGAAAGACAATATCACCTGCATCGTGTTATACGTGCAGTAA
- a CDS encoding alpha/beta fold hydrolase — translation MVPSLKRIDGRLVNILDQGTGPAILFVHGFPLDHSMWKHQIEALSDQFRVIAPDLRGFGTSESDDDQTTMRQFADDLAAIIRATDGVSKVTLCGLSMGGYIAWEFLQNHPELIERLVLCDTKAAADSAEARQTRFENADRVLNEGPAFLAEGMMEKLFSKSSLSNKSGIVEETKQVILNSSPQAIAAALRGMAQRSDMTSTLAGIELPTLIIVGEEDSITTKDEMETISQSIPNAAFCAVPDAGHMAPLEQPETVTNAIREFLKTNPTS, via the coding sequence ATGGTGCCCTCACTCAAACGCATAGATGGTCGACTCGTCAACATCCTCGATCAAGGAACTGGACCGGCCATCCTCTTTGTCCACGGCTTCCCCCTTGATCACTCGATGTGGAAACACCAGATCGAGGCTCTCTCTGATCAATTTCGAGTCATCGCACCTGACCTAAGAGGATTCGGAACGTCAGAAAGCGATGACGATCAGACGACGATGCGGCAATTCGCTGACGATCTCGCTGCCATCATTAGAGCGACAGATGGCGTCTCCAAGGTGACTCTGTGTGGTCTTTCGATGGGGGGATACATCGCATGGGAGTTCCTGCAAAACCATCCGGAACTCATTGAACGTCTAGTCCTTTGCGACACGAAAGCAGCCGCCGATTCCGCCGAGGCTCGACAGACGCGCTTCGAGAATGCTGATCGAGTTCTCAACGAAGGCCCTGCTTTTCTCGCTGAGGGGATGATGGAAAAGCTTTTCTCGAAATCGTCACTCTCCAACAAATCCGGGATTGTCGAAGAGACGAAACAAGTCATCCTCAACTCTTCCCCGCAAGCAATCGCAGCTGCGCTTCGAGGAATGGCTCAACGCTCGGATATGACTTCCACCCTGGCTGGAATCGAATTGCCCACACTCATCATCGTTGGCGAAGAAGACAGCATCACAACCAAAGATGAAATGGAAACAATCAGCCAATCGATTCCGAATGCCGCGTTTTGTGCAGTCCCCGATGCAGGACACATGGCTCCGCTCGAACAACCAGAGACTGTTACCAACGCTATTCGAGAGTTTTTGAAAACAAACCCGACCAGCTAG